One genomic region from Anopheles bellator chromosome 2, idAnoBellAS_SP24_06.2, whole genome shotgun sequence encodes:
- the LOC131209137 gene encoding alpha-tocopherol transfer protein-like, giving the protein MEHDLGYNLEEALEREGLSKDDLQALRNPPIEGVPTTVTDRQLACFLDACDKNIEETRKVLKIYYEARKSSPELFHNRDPLSAPIQQCLQNQDYFPLPTTPSGYSVIFHRLKNPKASNYVFDEAIKTYFMTIDSCLYSQGPRPGIIFLFDMKNVGLMHLTRINMSSVRKFFNYLQDGLPAKLKAIHVVNVVSFFDKILYIIKPFIHAEILNMLYLHTSNANFEKFYEEWIPKRCLPSDLGGDLKSVDELHQEYLAEFEKQRPYFLAEERQRNGGSTSKEKSAEECLKSLSID; this is encoded by the exons ATGGAGCACGATTTGGGCTACAACCTCGAGGAGGCACTGGAGCGGGAGGGTCTTTCCAAGGACGACCTGCAGGCACTTCGCAACCCACCGATCGAGGGTGTTCCGACCACCGTAACCGACCGGCAGCTGGCCTGTTTCTTGGACGCGTGCGACAAAAACATCGAAGAAACACGCAAGGTGCTGAAGATCTACTACGAGGCACGCAAAAGTTCTCCCGAACTGTTCCACAACCGTGATCCGCTCAGCGCTCCGATTCAGCAGTGTTTGCAAAATCA AGACTACTTCCCACTTCCGACGACCCCCAGCGGATACTCGGTAATTTTCCATCGACTGAAGAACCCGAAAGCTTCCAACTACGTGTTCGATGAGGCCATCAAGACGTACTTCATGACCATCGACTCCTGTCTGTACTCGCAAGGACCACGACCGGGAATCATTTTCCTGTTCGACATGAAAAACGTGGGGCTCATGCATCTGACCCGTATCAACATGAGCTCGGTGCGCAAGTTCTTCAACTACCTGCAAGATGGGTTGCCGGCGAAGCTGAAAGCAATACACGTGGTGAACGTGGTGTCGTTTTTCGACAAAATCCTGTACATTATCAAACCATTTATACATGCGGAAATTTTGAACATG TTGTACCTGCATACGTCGAATGCAAACTTCGAAAAGTTCTACGAAGAGTGGATCCCCAAACGGTGTCTTCCGTCGGATCTCGGCGGTGACCTGAAGTCCGTGGACGAGCTGCACCAGGAATACTTGGCCGAGTTTGAAAAGCAGCGACCCTACTTCCTGGCCGAGGAGCGTCAGCGTAATGGTGGCTCTACGAGTAAAGAGAAATCCGCAGAGGAATGCTTGAAATCGCTGTCGATAGACTAA
- the LOC131209138 gene encoding uncharacterized protein C9orf85 homolog codes for MSSKRGDTHRSRAQKYQNSFAFKNNLHDKHTPLIKLITNLNVSEVCEHCKNVIDWKIKYRKYKPLTQPKSCNKCGERKVKRAYHVICRECALSSRCCAKCLKSADDASIIPPEPSPEEQVKLKAEMDQLIKSLPERKRRTFLRYMNRGKKKQKDGAADSDSDTDAGGDGRRKKPDAALLRTREELMEKFEQLKLAAGKQEDDDSEGFSSEDEDYDGLSSADDSSSEVENEK; via the coding sequence ATGAGCTCCAAACGAGGGGACACACACCGGTCCCGGGCACAGAAGTACCAGAACTCGTTCGCTTTCAAAAACAACCTTCACGACAAGCACACACCGCTCATCAAGCTGATAACCAATCTGAACGTGTCTGAGGTCTGCGAGCACTGCAAGAACGTGATCGACTGGAAAATCAAATACCGGAAGTATAAGCCGTTAACGCAGCCCAAGTCGTGTAATAAGTGTGGCGAACGAAAGGTTAAGCGTGCCTACCATGTGATCTGCCGCGAGTGTGCCCTCAGTAGCCGGTGTTGCGCCAAGTGTCTCAAGTCGGCCGATGATGCGAGCATCATTCCGCCGGAACCGTCACCGGAGGAACAGGTCAAACTGAAGGCAGAAATGGATCAGTTGATCAAATCGCTTCCCGAGCGAAAGCGGCGCACCTTTCTACGCTACATGAACCgcgggaagaagaagcaaaaggaCGGCGCGGCTGACTCGGACTCGGATACGGATGCCGGAGGCGATGgacgaagaaagaaaccgGATGCCGCTCTGTTGAGGACACGCGAAGAGCTAATGGAAAAGTTCGAGCAGCTCAAGTTGGCGGCCGGCAAACAGGAAGATGACGATTCCGAAGGTTTCAGTAGCGAAGATGAAGATTACGATGGCTTATCGAGTGCAGATGATTCGTCAAGTGAGGTtgaaaatgagaaataa
- the LOC131210035 gene encoding vacuolar protein sorting-associated protein 37B isoform X1, whose translation MYQPYINQVVQSLQAFSSNELRDLLGDDEKLDERVNEAVKSLESSKELQLVENRRLAEENLRHEPRLIELRSRVQELSGEGRKLATSVNEKMNELKSKSGKTNPETMLALLQTAAAECEEESEVLEKQCLSNKLAIDAFLDQFMAVRKLMHCRRAKADKMIELLRNQSNANRSTASGSTFANQHGAPFPPVRQSGGSTFYLPPAPTPGSPPAVPYPMPSLRLGSIGKDSPYSHCSPAADGSIEQMFHRLAKRFTHHIFRMCYCAMSPRRWTSFVKLDLFPDSCISMRCVDGKKLLPRNRSN comes from the exons ATGTATCAACCGTACATTAATCAGGTGGTCCAATCGCTGCAGGCGTTCAGCTCGAACGAACTGCGCGATTTACTGGGCGACGACGAGAAGTTAGACGAACGGGTCAATGAAGCG GTAAAATCACTCGAATCTTCCAAAGAGCTGCAACTGGTAGAGAACCGAAGACTGGCTGAGGAAAATTTAAGGCACGAACCGAGGTTGATTGAATTGCGCTCACGGGTACAGGAGCTGTCTGGCGAGGGACGAAAGCTGGCCACATCcgtgaatgaaaaaatgaatgaactTA AATCAAAATCGGGTAAAACGAATCCGGAAACGATGCTCGCACTGCTacagactgctgctgctgaatgcgAAGAGGAGTCCGAGGTTCTGGAGAAACAGTGTTTAAGCAACAAACTGGCGATTGACGCATTTCTAGATCAATTTATGGCAGTCCGCAAGCTTATGCACTGTAGGAGAGCCAAAGCGGACAAGATGATCGAATTGCTGCGTAATCAGTCGAACGCCAACCGAAGCACTGCGTCCGGTTCTACGTTCGCCAATCAGCACGGCGCACCGTTCCCGCCGGTGCGCCAATCGGGAGGATCTACGTTCTACTTACCTCCCGCACCGACGCCCGGTTCACCGCCGGCCGTTCCGTACCCG ATGCCTTCCCTTCGATTGGGGTCCATTGGAAAGGACTCACCGTACTCACACTGCTCACCGGCAGCGGATGGTAGTATCGAACAAATGTTTCATCGACTGGCAAAACGCTTCACACATCATATATTTAGAATGTGCTATTGTGCTATGTCCCCGCGACGGTGGACGTCATTTGTTAAGTTAGATCTGTTCCCAGATTCGTGTATAAGTATGCGCTGCGTGGATGGGAAAAAGTTATTGCCACGGAACCGAAGCAACTGA
- the LOC131210035 gene encoding vacuolar protein sorting-associated protein 37B isoform X2: MYQPYINQVVQSLQAFSSNELRDLLGDDEKLDERVNEAVKSLESSKELQLVENRRLAEENLRHEPRLIELRSRVQELSGEGRKLATSVNEKMNELKSKSGKTNPETMLALLQTAAAECEEESEVLEKQCLSNKLAIDAFLDQFMAVRKLMHCRRAKADKMIELLRNQSNANRSTASGSTFANQHGAPFPPVRQSGGSTFYLPPAPTPGSPPAVPYPVGMPSMPPLPMFRPPHF; the protein is encoded by the exons ATGTATCAACCGTACATTAATCAGGTGGTCCAATCGCTGCAGGCGTTCAGCTCGAACGAACTGCGCGATTTACTGGGCGACGACGAGAAGTTAGACGAACGGGTCAATGAAGCG GTAAAATCACTCGAATCTTCCAAAGAGCTGCAACTGGTAGAGAACCGAAGACTGGCTGAGGAAAATTTAAGGCACGAACCGAGGTTGATTGAATTGCGCTCACGGGTACAGGAGCTGTCTGGCGAGGGACGAAAGCTGGCCACATCcgtgaatgaaaaaatgaatgaactTA AATCAAAATCGGGTAAAACGAATCCGGAAACGATGCTCGCACTGCTacagactgctgctgctgaatgcgAAGAGGAGTCCGAGGTTCTGGAGAAACAGTGTTTAAGCAACAAACTGGCGATTGACGCATTTCTAGATCAATTTATGGCAGTCCGCAAGCTTATGCACTGTAGGAGAGCCAAAGCGGACAAGATGATCGAATTGCTGCGTAATCAGTCGAACGCCAACCGAAGCACTGCGTCCGGTTCTACGTTCGCCAATCAGCACGGCGCACCGTTCCCGCCGGTGCGCCAATCGGGAGGATCTACGTTCTACTTACCTCCCGCACCGACGCCCGGTTCACCGCCGGCCGTTCCGTACCCGGTTGGGATGCCATCGATGCCACCGTTGCCAATGTTTCGACCACCCCACTTTTGA
- the LOC131209659 gene encoding neutral ceramidase-like, whose product MGVGRADCTGPPVEIGFMGYGEFSQRGQGIHLRQFARAFVFEEEDRADGQRRVVFVSADAAMMGHAVKREVLALLATRYGSVYRFENVVLSGSHSHSVPSGFLMSTIYDIASLGFVPQNFDALVEGITLAIVRAHESMRPGRLYLSETTIPDANINRSPSAYENNPPEERARYRDYTDKRLVQLRLVDESSGQPFGSINWYAVHPTSMNKTNRYVSSDNVGYASVLLEQDRNRERIAGRGAFVGAFASTNLGDASPNLMGPKCEKTGLPCDMLTSSCPSGAGFCIASGPGKDMFESTKIIGTRLYNAAAELLAAGGGREVTGPIKFAHQFVDMSQTKVTYVDAVSGELKTGHGCYPAMGYSFGAGTTDGPGAFDFRQAQLTDTAFWNTARDILGQPTAEDKRCQAPKPILIASGRTKFSYEAQPKIVPTQVLQVGDFIMAAVPAEFTTMAGRRLRAAIRQEATRDGSVAEPTVVIAGLSNMYTSYVTTPEEYAIQRYEGASTLYGPHTLPIYLEQFRKLVRAINAGEKLEPGPMPPFEDHKQITLSTGVVFDGHPFGWYYGDCKVQPKETPYHRGDTVRAMFIAGNPRNNLMHEASYFTVERLRTDAERSLETNSVEEHQPADGEWEVIATDANWETKFKWYRRSTLFAYSDIELEWEITDVVDPGTYRIQHFGYWRYILGGTFPYNGTTRNFYVE is encoded by the exons ATGGGTGTGGGGCGGGCGGACTGTACCGGTCCGCCGGTCGAGATTGGCTTC ATGGGCTACGGAGAGTTTTCGCAGCGCGGCCAGGGCATCCACCTGCGGCAGTTCGCCCGGGCGTTCGTGTTCGAGGAGGAGGACCGGGCCGACGGACAGCGCCGCGTCGTGTTCGTCAGTGCCGATGCCGCCATGATGGGACACGCGGTCAAGCGTGAGGTGCTGGCGTTGCTAGCGACGCGCTACGGCAGCGTGTACCGCTTCGAGAACGTGGTGCTGAGCGGTTCCCACAGCCACAGCGTCCCATCCGGCTTCCTGATGTCCACCATCTACGATATCGCATCGCTGGGGTTTGTGCCCCAGAACTTCGATGCACTCGTCGAGGGCATCACGCTGGCCATCGTCCGGGCCCACGAGTCGATGCGCCCGGGCCGGTTGTACTTGTCGGAGACGACCATCCCGGATGCGAACATCAACCGGAGCCCGAGTGCGTACGAGAACAACCCGCCGGAGGAGCGCGCCCGGTATCGGGATTACACCGACAAGCGGTTGGTGCAGTTGCGCCTGGTGGACGAATCGAGCGGGCAGCCCTTCGGATCGATCAACTGGTACGCCGTCCACCCGACGTCGATGAACAAAACGAACCGGTACGTGTCCAGCGACAACGTGGGCTACGCGTCGGTGTTGCTCGAGCAagaccggaaccgggagcgGATTGCGGGCCGCGGTGCATTTGTGGGTGCGTTTGCGTCCACCAACCTGGGGGACGCTTCACCGAACCTGATGGGGCCGAAGTGTGAAAAGACGGGCCTACCGTGCGATATGCTGACCTCGTCGTGTCCGTCCGGTGCCGGGTTTTGCATCGCgtccggccccgggaaggacATGTTCGAGAGCACCAAAATCATCGGCACACGGCTGTACAACGCGGCCGCG GagctgctggctgccggtggggGTCGCGAGGTGACTGGGCCGATCAAGTTCGCCCATCAGTTCGTCGACATGTCGCAAACGAAGGTAACGTATGTGGATGCGGTGTCGGGTGAGCTGAAGACGGGCCACGGGTGCTACCCGGCCATGGGGTATAGCTTCGGGGCGGGCACCACCGACGGGCCGGGGGCATTCGATTTCCGGCAGGCCCAGCTGACGGACACAGCGTTCTGGAACACGGCCCGTGACATTCTGGGGCAACCGACGGCCGAGGACAAGCGGTGCCAggccccgaaaccgatcctgATCGCGAGCGGGCGGACCAAGTTCTCGTACGAGGCCCAGCCCAAGATTGTCCCAACGCAGGTGCTGCAAGTCGGAGACTTCATCATGGCGGCGGTACCGGCGGAGTTCACTACCATGGCCGGGCGGCGTCTGCGTGCGGCCATCCGTCAAGAGGCAACCCGTGACGGATCCGTGGCAGAACCGACCGTCGTCATCGCGGGACTCTCGAATATGTACACGAGCTACGTGACCACGCCGGAGGAGTACGCCATCCAGCGGTACGAAGGGGCTTCGACGCTGTACGGTCCACACACGCTCCCCATCTATCTGGAGCAGTTCCGTAAGCTGGTCCGGGCCATCAACGCCGGGGAAAAGCTCGAGCCAGGACCGATGCCACCGTTCGAGGACCACAAGCAGATCACGCTCTCCACGGGAGTCGTGTTCGATGGGCATCCCTTCGGGTGGTATTACGGCGACTGCAAGGTGCAACCGAAGGAAACTCCCTACCACCGGGGCGACACGGTCCGCGCGATGTTCATCGCTGGCAATCCGCGCAACAATCTGATGCACGAGGCAAGCTACTTCACCGTGGAACGGCTACGGACCGATGCCGAGCGGTCACTCGAGACCAACAGCGTGGAGGAGCACCAGCCCGCCGACGGCGAATGGGAGGTGATTGCGACGGACGCGAACTGGGAAACGAAATTCAAGTGGTACCGACGGTCGACGCTTTTCGCGTACAGTGACATCGAGCTGGAGTGGGAAATCACCGACGTAGTCGATCCGGGAACGTACCGGATCCAGCACTTTGGCTACTGGCGCTACATTCTGGGCGGCACGTTCCCGTACAACGGGACGACGCGAAATTTTTACGTCGAGTAG
- the LOC131212890 gene encoding dnaJ homolog subfamily C member 30, mitochondrial, whose product MSVKCFGSIGNVHRMGPNWHPLNCWLGRAVLLRYTESRQRWISYAVVLLRNHYDSLGVTPNATQNDIKQAYYSQSKLYHPDKNKGSDIAAQKFREITAAYEVLGNYRLRKLYDKGILHTAGHEYANATQPAAEPVEDDAQTRFYKKRMERSQAPSATGRTPIYDFDEWSRNHYGSRFEQKMKAEERFRKKAEREEIFKTRLQHEYIIFPLIVFSVLYFIIMMQESSYDTPKPVTKDEPDIENGVNEK is encoded by the coding sequence ATGAGTGTAAAatgtttcggttcgattggTAATGTGCATAGAATGGGGCCGAATTGGCACCCACTAAACTGCTGGCTTGGCCGTGCGGTTCTGTTGCGATATACCGAATCGCGGCAGCGGTGGATTAGCTACGCCGTGGTGCTGCTCCGGAACCACTATGATTCGCTCGGCGTGACGCCAAATGCCACACAGAACGACATCAAGCAGGCCTACTACAGCCAGTCAAAGCTCTACCATCCGGACAAGAACAAAGGAAGCGACATTGCCGCACAAAAGTTCCGGGAAATCACAGCTGCGTATGAAGTGCTCGGCAACTACCGGTTGCGGAAGCTGTACGATAAAGGGATTTTGCATACGGCCGGCCACGAGTACGCCAATGCGACACAGCCTGCGGCGGAACCGGTGGAGGACGATGCACAGACACGGTTCTACAAGAAGCGGATGGAACGATCGCAAGCACCGAGCGCAACGGGTCGCACTCCGATCTATGATTTCGACGAGTGGTCCCGAAACCACTACGGGTCACGGTTCGAACAGAAGATGAAGGCCGAAGAACGGTTCCGCAAGAAAGCGGAGCGGGAGGAGATATTTAAGACGCGGTTGCAGCACGAGTACATCATTTTTCCTTTAATAGTGTTCTCCGTATTGTACTTCATCATAATGATGCAGGAGAGTTCCTACGATACCCCGAAACCGGTGACGAAAGATGAGCCCGACATAGAAAATGGTGTGAATGAGAAATGA
- the LOC131212889 gene encoding probable 18S rRNA (guanine-N(7))-methyltransferase, which yields MSRRPEHSAPPEIFYNEDEAQKYTNNTRIIDIQVQMCERAIELLALDPDDDDPKLILDIGCGSGLSGSVLEDQGHQWIGIDISKPMLDVALEREVEGDLLLGDMGQGMPFKAGTFDGAVSISALQWLCNADKKTHVPPKRLYQFFSTLFASLTRNARAVFQFYPENGEQIELVTTQAMKAGFYGGLVVDYPNSSKAKKYFLVLMTGGVAKLPVALGTTEGESQVPYSKKREFAKNARGKPLKKSREWVQAKKERRRQHGEETRKDSRYTARKRSGRF from the exons ATGTCTCGTAGGCCAGAACATAGCGCACCGCCAGAGATT TTCTACAACGAGGATGAGGCACAAAAGTACACGAACAACACACGCATCATCGACATCCAGGTCCAGATGTGCGAACGTGCGATTGAGCTGCTGGCCCTCgatccggacgacgacgatcccaAGCTGATTCTGGATATTGGTTGCGGATCGGGCCTGTCGGGTAGTGTGCTAGAGGATCAGGGACACCAGTGGATCGGTATCGACATATCGAAACCTATGCTGGACGTTGCGCTGGAACGTGAGGTCGAAGGAGATCTGCTGCTCGGGGACATGGGTCAAGGGATGCCTTTTAAAGCCGGTACATTCGATGGTGCAGTATCAATTTCGGCTCTCCAGTGGCTTTGTAACGCGGACAAGAAAACACACGTACCACCAAAACGGTTGTATCAATTTTTCAGCACATTGTTCGCCAGCCTG ACCCGGAATGCTCGAGCCGTGTTTCAGTTCTACCCGGAGAACGGAGAGCAAATCGAACTGGTCACTACGCAAGCGATGAAGGCCGGGTTCTACGGTGGCCTAGTCGTCGATTATCCCAActcgagcaaagcgaaaaagtaCTTCCTGGTGCTGATGACGGGTGGTGTTGCCAAGCTGCCGGTAGCCCTCGGCACAACGGAGGGTGAAAGTCAGGTTCCGTACAGCAAGAAGCGAGAGTTTGCGAAAAACGCACGTGGAAAGCCGCTGAAGAAGTCGCGCGAATGGGTTCAGGCCAAAAAGGAACGACGGAGGCAGCACGGCGAAGAAACACGAAAAGATTCTCGCTACACGGCAAGAAAACGAAGTGGACGCTTTTAA